The Acidicapsa ligni genome has a window encoding:
- a CDS encoding alkaline phosphatase family protein has protein sequence MKTQLPVAPSVPMAKFTRRRLLRSAAGLAAAAAAETLMPPNVQRMLAQGQPRHGSMRDIKHVVMLMQENRSFDHYFGTLAGVRGFDDPHALTLSHGKSVFHQPDTQNPNGYLLPFHLDTRVSSAQKIPSTNHGWAVQHEAWNGGRMDNWVPAHRKADGEHGPYTMSYYKREDIPFHFALADAFTICDAYHCSMMGPTGPNRMYWMTGTVDPDGQHGGPMTHNNWPEEGFAWKTYAERLEDAGISWKAYSHQEGHIYNRLLSFRNFIHAPKSSPLYPKGMVVSSEGQFEYDAIHDKLPAVSWIFPTAIQSEHPDYTPAEGAAFIASKLDAIAANPDVWAKTAFILNYDENDGIFDHVPPPVPPSGTAQEFIDGLPIGAGFRVPCILISPWTTGGWVCSQSFDHTSVLQFLEKFTGIREPNISQWRRQTFGDLTSAFRFNHATAKPPMLPDTTGELRLAKYAVNNLPSAELPGLEQQQPKQEKGTRKRIS, from the coding sequence ATGAAAACTCAACTTCCGGTTGCCCCGTCTGTTCCCATGGCAAAGTTCACTCGACGTCGACTTCTCAGGAGTGCTGCGGGGCTTGCGGCAGCTGCCGCTGCCGAGACGCTTATGCCTCCGAACGTACAGCGCATGCTGGCGCAGGGACAACCGAGACACGGCTCTATGCGCGACATCAAGCATGTCGTGATGCTGATGCAGGAAAATCGCTCCTTCGATCATTATTTCGGAACGCTCGCGGGCGTTCGCGGATTCGATGATCCCCATGCCCTGACGCTTTCTCACGGAAAGTCTGTCTTTCATCAGCCCGATACTCAAAATCCGAACGGCTATCTGTTGCCGTTCCACTTGGATACGCGTGTAAGCAGCGCACAGAAGATTCCTTCCACCAACCATGGATGGGCCGTACAACATGAGGCATGGAACGGCGGACGGATGGATAACTGGGTGCCTGCCCATCGCAAGGCGGATGGCGAGCATGGTCCGTACACGATGAGCTATTACAAGCGAGAGGACATTCCGTTTCACTTTGCTTTGGCCGATGCATTTACGATCTGTGACGCTTACCACTGTTCAATGATGGGTCCTACAGGCCCGAACCGTATGTACTGGATGACGGGAACGGTAGATCCGGATGGACAGCATGGCGGACCGATGACGCACAACAACTGGCCGGAGGAAGGTTTTGCGTGGAAGACCTATGCGGAACGGTTGGAGGATGCTGGAATCTCCTGGAAAGCGTACTCGCATCAGGAAGGCCACATCTATAACCGGCTGCTTAGTTTCAGAAATTTTATTCATGCTCCAAAGAGTTCGCCGCTGTACCCGAAAGGGATGGTCGTGTCTTCGGAAGGGCAGTTTGAGTACGATGCGATCCACGACAAATTACCGGCTGTCTCCTGGATCTTCCCGACTGCGATCCAGTCGGAGCATCCCGATTACACGCCTGCTGAGGGCGCGGCTTTTATCGCGAGCAAGCTTGATGCAATAGCGGCCAATCCAGACGTTTGGGCAAAGACAGCATTCATCCTTAACTACGATGAGAATGACGGAATCTTTGACCATGTGCCGCCTCCGGTTCCACCGTCGGGTACTGCCCAGGAGTTTATTGACGGCCTTCCCATCGGCGCGGGTTTTCGTGTCCCTTGCATTCTCATTTCGCCATGGACAACTGGTGGCTGGGTATGCAGCCAGTCATTCGATCACACATCGGTGCTCCAGTTTTTGGAGAAGTTTACAGGTATACGTGAGCCCAATATCAGCCAGTGGAGAAGGCAGACCTTCGGCGATTTGACTTCGGCCTTCCGCTTTAATCATGCGACCGCCAAGCCTCCCATGTTGCCTGATACCACAGGTGAACTGCGCCTGGCGAAGTATGCCGTCAACAATCTTCCATCGGCTGAACTGCCCGGGCTTGAGCAGCAGCAACCGAAGCAGGAGAAGGGTACTCGTAAGCGTATTTCATAG
- a CDS encoding TonB-dependent receptor: MKALLLEMPKELKKIMSRRIRRYFALHCGLLFILALAGGSNLLGQGITGSITGAVTDASGATISGATVTIRQIDTNAIHTVTSSDVGSYTVTQLPPGMYSLRVEKTGFEVFQKDSFTLAIDQVAKIDAKLTVGSNQQTVTVTGEDPVIQTETSSVGLVVDSATIQNTPLNGHVSILGLINLVPGVQDVAAQDQVPVRGVTLAFGTNQRNSYGDVGFTLDGVTNEEIELQRGEGEVPPLDALAEFKVITQGAPAEFNQPNQVIIVSASGGNALHGEALEFNRSRGTGAKPYFFGAAPAAPARPPYQRNEYSGNLSGPIYIPHLYNGRDRSFFFASYEGFHLTQSNPLTSTQPTTAERNGDFSCFLAGGSCATPSAPNTVIINPLTKQPFPGNKINVPFNLVDVQLQNLLLPQSTTQTTGVNTFELVPHTTEVTRFNLRLDHKVNDRDQIRATWLRAYYGPFADVATQGSGSSLVGGVARDGEHNDIFVAGWTHTFSPTLLLDSYISYLHLPLYRDAQNYKTDFSSIIPGLGPQLLEGAPSLNITNITAFSEAGSKNLEQTYQGNTALTKVLPKHTIKAGASYLYNDSWQDSSQSHGAFTFTGRYTGIAYADFLLGFPNTTANATPHDYVVRFNSSQYGIYIQDDWKPLPKLTINYGIRYDLQRFHDNPYGTESLFVPSIGKVVVFAKAYPAGSNAAYIPDTVLAPTVGLPTSMFAYLGQPMTNIAPRFGFAYQLFPKTVIRGAVGQYYNLLPSSYVDGGFSNLPFVSSLSYTNSTSPTLTMNAPFAANPSVAANPTTIAEHKPITPYTEQYNLAIEQQLPGAIDLRIGYVGQRTIHQNNHGGTGNTEPDINYAAPGATVEQSRRPFQPFSTIMDTFDPLYHTTGNSLQVGLHKQYKHGLMVNAEYQWIRVLGIENHQNPTAIGDSYGPISSITPQTLEVSYAYELPFGRNKILFSKANEFTNKIISGWQLAGLTSFQTGQPFSVTYTAPGSQVYGASGRADRVPGVAIYPSHKTNAEWFNPAAFAAPAPYTFGNSGYDMLRGPNYQNWDMNIEKNTSIGERYKLQLRGEVFNIANHPNFGVPSSAISNPASVGVISSVVNEARTIEFAAKFNF; the protein is encoded by the coding sequence ATGAAAGCGCTGTTGTTGGAGATGCCAAAAGAACTTAAGAAGATTATGAGCCGTCGAATACGAAGGTACTTTGCTCTTCATTGTGGATTGCTATTCATACTGGCCCTTGCAGGTGGTTCGAATTTGTTGGGCCAGGGTATTACGGGATCTATTACGGGTGCGGTAACCGATGCGAGTGGAGCCACGATATCCGGAGCAACTGTAACGATTCGTCAGATCGATACGAACGCGATCCATACCGTAACCAGTTCCGACGTTGGGTCCTATACCGTTACACAACTGCCCCCAGGCATGTATAGCCTCCGAGTGGAGAAGACTGGATTTGAAGTCTTTCAGAAGGACAGTTTCACGCTTGCAATCGATCAGGTGGCGAAGATCGATGCCAAGCTAACCGTCGGATCGAACCAGCAAACGGTGACCGTGACTGGAGAAGATCCTGTCATCCAGACCGAGACCTCCTCTGTAGGGCTGGTCGTTGACAGTGCCACCATCCAGAACACTCCGCTGAATGGCCACGTGAGCATTCTCGGCCTCATTAACCTTGTACCCGGCGTGCAGGACGTCGCTGCCCAGGATCAAGTGCCGGTCCGTGGTGTGACACTTGCTTTTGGTACGAACCAACGCAACTCCTATGGAGACGTCGGCTTTACTCTCGACGGCGTTACCAATGAGGAGATCGAACTGCAGCGTGGAGAAGGCGAAGTGCCACCGCTCGACGCACTGGCCGAGTTCAAGGTCATTACGCAGGGTGCACCCGCAGAGTTTAATCAACCTAACCAGGTCATTATTGTGAGTGCCAGCGGTGGCAATGCGTTGCATGGCGAAGCGTTGGAGTTCAATCGGAGCCGCGGGACGGGGGCAAAGCCTTACTTCTTTGGTGCGGCTCCTGCTGCCCCAGCACGGCCTCCCTACCAGCGCAACGAATACAGTGGGAACCTTAGCGGGCCTATCTATATCCCTCATCTTTACAACGGCAGAGACAGGTCTTTCTTTTTTGCCAGCTACGAGGGATTCCATCTTACCCAATCCAATCCCCTTACCAGCACCCAGCCTACGACAGCCGAGCGTAATGGAGACTTCAGTTGCTTTTTGGCTGGAGGTAGCTGCGCCACGCCTTCAGCACCAAACACGGTCATCATCAATCCTCTGACAAAGCAGCCGTTCCCTGGAAACAAGATTAATGTTCCTTTCAACCTGGTCGACGTTCAGTTGCAGAACCTGCTGCTTCCTCAGTCGACGACGCAGACGACGGGCGTCAACACCTTCGAGCTGGTTCCACACACTACCGAAGTTACGCGCTTCAATTTACGGCTCGATCATAAGGTCAACGATCGCGATCAGATTAGGGCAACGTGGCTTCGAGCGTACTATGGACCATTTGCAGACGTAGCTACCCAGGGCAGCGGGTCCAGTCTTGTTGGAGGCGTAGCGCGCGATGGTGAACATAACGACATCTTTGTCGCTGGGTGGACTCATACGTTCTCACCCACCCTGTTGCTCGACAGCTATATTTCTTACCTGCACTTACCGCTTTATCGCGATGCGCAGAACTACAAGACCGATTTCTCGTCGATAATCCCCGGCTTGGGACCTCAACTGCTCGAAGGCGCGCCGTCACTGAACATTACCAACATCACAGCCTTCAGCGAAGCCGGCTCCAAGAATCTTGAGCAGACGTATCAAGGCAATACCGCGCTCACCAAGGTTCTTCCGAAGCACACTATCAAAGCTGGCGCCTCTTATCTATACAACGATTCCTGGCAAGACAGCTCGCAATCGCATGGCGCCTTCACCTTTACAGGGCGGTACACGGGCATTGCTTACGCTGACTTTTTGCTTGGGTTCCCAAACACGACGGCCAATGCGACTCCGCATGACTACGTAGTGCGATTCAATTCGAGCCAGTATGGCATCTACATCCAGGATGATTGGAAGCCGCTGCCCAAGCTGACGATCAACTATGGCATTCGGTATGATCTGCAACGTTTCCACGACAACCCGTATGGTACGGAATCGCTCTTCGTGCCTAGCATTGGTAAAGTTGTCGTCTTCGCGAAGGCGTATCCTGCTGGGAGCAACGCTGCTTACATTCCGGATACGGTGCTTGCGCCGACGGTGGGCTTACCGACCAGCATGTTCGCTTATCTAGGTCAGCCAATGACGAATATCGCACCGCGTTTCGGCTTTGCCTATCAGCTTTTTCCGAAGACGGTCATCCGCGGCGCTGTGGGCCAGTACTACAACCTGCTGCCCTCGTCTTATGTAGACGGCGGATTCAGCAACCTGCCGTTTGTCAGCAGTCTCTCGTATACAAACAGCACATCGCCGACGCTTACGATGAATGCGCCCTTTGCTGCAAATCCCTCAGTTGCAGCCAATCCTACGACGATTGCTGAGCACAAGCCAATTACGCCCTACACCGAGCAGTACAACCTCGCGATTGAGCAACAATTGCCAGGCGCAATTGATCTGCGCATTGGTTACGTAGGCCAGCGCACCATCCACCAGAACAATCACGGCGGCACCGGCAATACAGAACCGGACATCAACTATGCGGCGCCTGGAGCAACCGTGGAGCAATCGCGTCGGCCATTCCAGCCCTTTTCGACGATTATGGATACCTTTGATCCCCTGTATCACACGACGGGCAACTCGTTGCAGGTCGGTCTGCACAAGCAGTATAAACACGGCTTGATGGTGAATGCCGAGTACCAGTGGATACGCGTGTTAGGTATTGAAAACCATCAGAATCCGACAGCGATCGGCGACTCTTATGGTCCGATCTCCAGCATCACACCGCAGACACTTGAGGTCAGCTACGCCTATGAGCTGCCGTTCGGCAGGAACAAGATACTGTTCAGCAAGGCGAATGAATTCACAAACAAAATCATCAGTGGATGGCAGTTGGCTGGTCTCACATCATTCCAGACAGGCCAGCCGTTTTCCGTCACATATACCGCACCTGGCAGCCAGGTGTACGGTGCGTCGGGGCGCGCAGACCGCGTTCCTGGAGTAGCAATCTATCCGTCTCACAAGACCAACGCGGAGTGGTTCAACCCGGCAGCATTCGCTGCACCTGCTCCTTACACGTTCGGTAACTCGGGCTACGACATGCTCCGCGGACCGAACTACCAGAACTGGGATATGAACATCGAGAAGAACACTTCTATCGGTGAACGTTATAAGCTGCAGCTCCGTGGTGAGGTCTTCAATATCGCCAACCATCCGAACTTCGGAGTCCCAAGCTCGGCCATATCCAACCCTGCCTCCGTTGGGGTTATCTCATCGGTGGTCAACGAAGCTCGAACCATCGAGTTCGCCGCCAAATTCAACTTCTAA
- a CDS encoding sigma-54 interaction domain-containing protein, translating into MFSNNLIGSSNTFRSVIEDIDMVAPLNCAILIQGETGTGKEVVARAVHDNGSRRNKPFVAINCAAIPSTLLESELFGHEKGAFTGAVERTIGRFQTAHGGTLFLDEIGDMPLELQPKLLRVLQEQQFERVGSSRTTQVDVRIIAATNLHLQQMVEEKSFRADLYYRLSVFPIALPPLRQRKGDIPLLVRCFVNRFNERLGRHVIHIPNELIERLTEYHWPGNIRELQNFVERALITSSGDVLTPRERDLRFIAPVPQTRDVVTLADAERAHIHRTLHETNWTIGGSNGAAAKLGIPRTTLISRMEKLGFSKSPRRSTVDTNVLPDIFSPESHNRSLALSGVLQS; encoded by the coding sequence ATGTTCTCGAATAATCTAATCGGTTCAAGCAATACATTTCGCAGCGTGATAGAAGACATAGATATGGTAGCCCCACTGAACTGCGCCATCTTGATTCAAGGAGAGACCGGCACAGGGAAGGAGGTTGTGGCGAGAGCAGTTCATGACAACGGTTCGAGGCGTAATAAGCCATTCGTTGCGATCAACTGCGCTGCAATCCCATCTACGCTGCTTGAGAGCGAGTTGTTCGGACATGAGAAAGGGGCTTTCACCGGTGCGGTCGAACGGACGATTGGCCGGTTCCAGACGGCTCATGGAGGGACGTTATTTCTCGACGAGATTGGTGATATGCCACTGGAATTGCAGCCGAAGCTCTTACGCGTTCTCCAGGAGCAGCAGTTCGAGCGGGTCGGCAGCAGCCGAACAACACAAGTTGATGTGCGAATTATTGCTGCTACAAATCTTCATCTTCAACAAATGGTCGAGGAGAAGTCCTTTAGAGCGGATCTCTACTACCGATTGAGCGTCTTTCCTATCGCACTTCCGCCTCTCAGACAACGCAAAGGCGATATCCCATTGCTGGTTCGTTGTTTCGTCAATCGGTTTAATGAACGGCTTGGAAGGCATGTGATCCATATTCCAAACGAGCTTATCGAGCGGTTGACCGAGTACCATTGGCCTGGCAATATTCGCGAACTTCAGAACTTTGTGGAACGCGCATTGATCACATCTTCCGGCGATGTTCTCACTCCACGCGAGAGGGATCTCAGGTTCATCGCCCCTGTCCCTCAAACAAGAGATGTCGTTACACTTGCCGATGCGGAAAGAGCCCATATTCATCGAACTCTCCATGAAACCAATTGGACCATCGGCGGCAGTAATGGAGCCGCCGCGAAGCTTGGGATACCACGCACAACTTTGATCTCACGCATGGAAAAGCTTGGATTTTCCAAGTCGCCGAGGCGATCTACGGTGGACACAAATGTCCTGCCGGACATTTTCTCTCCGGAATCTCACAATCGGTCGCTTGCGCTTAGTGGCGTTCTTCAATCCTGA